The following are encoded in a window of Telmatobacter sp. DSM 110680 genomic DNA:
- a CDS encoding ATP-binding protein, with protein MKDATNTASGDLIDRLAEHKTLGSAPREELAWLAKHGSLRRLAAGEVLSHKGMQVEGLYVVLSGHVSLSADRGAGLQKMIEWRAGDVSGVLPYSRLVTPPGDAIAQEPTEILSLDREHIRALTHECFEITSILVRTMLDRARLFTSSELHNEKMISLGKLSAGLAHELNNPASAIERSASLLEDRLVDSEKATRALGAARLSDSQLAAVDAVLASCLAGQRQVGLSCLEQSDREEAIWNWLSAHKLDPANAAMLADTEVTFDALEQLAVVVSGPALDAVLRWAAANCAARRLAASIQGAAMRISGLVMAIKGFTNMDQVMVAEPVDLGPSLRNTLSVLQSRAREKSAEVSVELESGLPAVLGYAGELNQIWGNLIDNALDAVPVGGRVDVSASCEEQRVVVRIVDNGPGIPTQNLARVFDPFFTTKPLGQGTGLGLDIVRRLVRHNDGAIHVESKQGRTEFRVTLPIAKAGPEAMAEC; from the coding sequence TTGAAAGACGCGACAAACACGGCATCAGGCGATCTGATTGATCGGTTGGCAGAACATAAGACGCTTGGCTCAGCGCCGCGGGAGGAGCTTGCCTGGCTGGCGAAACATGGGTCGCTGCGCAGGCTTGCTGCCGGAGAAGTTTTGTCGCACAAAGGCATGCAAGTTGAGGGCCTGTACGTGGTGCTGTCGGGTCACGTGTCCCTGTCGGCCGACAGAGGCGCCGGGCTCCAGAAGATGATCGAATGGCGCGCGGGCGATGTCTCCGGAGTCTTGCCGTACTCACGACTGGTGACTCCACCGGGAGATGCGATCGCGCAGGAGCCGACAGAGATTCTATCTCTCGACCGTGAACACATCCGCGCGCTGACTCACGAATGCTTCGAGATTACATCGATCCTGGTGCGCACTATGCTTGACCGGGCGCGGCTTTTCACATCGAGCGAATTGCACAACGAAAAGATGATCTCCCTGGGAAAGTTGTCGGCGGGCCTGGCGCACGAGTTAAATAATCCAGCATCGGCTATTGAACGCAGTGCCTCGCTGCTTGAAGACCGGCTCGTGGATTCCGAGAAAGCTACGCGTGCGTTGGGCGCGGCCAGACTCAGTGATTCGCAACTTGCGGCCGTGGATGCGGTTCTTGCCTCATGCCTCGCCGGACAACGGCAAGTGGGCCTATCCTGTCTCGAGCAGTCGGACCGCGAAGAGGCTATTTGGAATTGGTTATCTGCACACAAATTGGATCCCGCTAACGCAGCGATGCTGGCCGACACTGAAGTGACATTCGATGCACTCGAGCAACTTGCGGTAGTGGTGTCGGGGCCAGCATTGGACGCAGTGCTGCGCTGGGCGGCAGCGAATTGTGCGGCTCGTCGCCTGGCGGCCAGTATTCAGGGCGCAGCAATGCGCATATCCGGTTTGGTCATGGCAATCAAGGGATTCACAAATATGGACCAGGTGATGGTGGCCGAGCCTGTAGATCTAGGACCGAGCCTGCGCAACACGTTGTCGGTCTTGCAATCGCGAGCGCGTGAGAAATCGGCCGAGGTATCGGTGGAACTCGAATCGGGCTTGCCCGCGGTACTAGGCTACGCCGGCGAACTGAATCAGATATGGGGAAACCTGATCGACAACGCATTAGATGCCGTACCCGTCGGTGGACGAGTGGACGTGTCTGCAAGTTGCGAAGAGCAACGGGTGGTCGTCCGCATCGTCGACAATGGCCCAGGCATTCCGACGCAGAACCTGGCGCGTGTCTTTGATCCCTTCTTTACGACCAAGCCGCTGGGTCAGGGAACAGGGCTGGGGTTGGATATCGTACGGAGGCTTGTACGCCACAACGACGGAGCCATTCACGTGGAGTCGAAGCAGGGCCGCACGGAGTTTCGAGTCACGCTGCCTATTGCGAAGGCTGGGCCAGAAGCTATGGCAGAATGCTGA
- the pulA gene encoding pullulanase-type alpha-1,6-glucosidase, whose protein sequence is MKFRPPVAKRLSIVAFALLLLGLLPSIAAQIPAGHIRVHYHRPDGNYSGWTIYAFDNTTENTGNYSGGPVQVAGSDSFGAFFDVGVTTGAQEVGIIIHNPTASGGDQKDTPNNLFVDPATQGVEYWAYSGIAKLYTSAPNLANPTALLPGYVRVHYHRTDGNYGGWTMYAFYDTTEYGGDYNSGLVPVTNYDAYGAYFDVAVPVSAQNVGLIIHSIYTGAKDTGPNEFVDPATEGFEYWAFTGIGKLYKSAVNLTTPNALLPGYARIHYYRPDGNYSNWTCYAFNDTAEYTGDYNDGLTGVTAFDSYGAYFDISLKPNPQNLGFIIHNISTGAKDPGPNMYLDVATNTEAWAISGNAMVFTTTPTATQILNSLLNIEQAYWIDRQRVALPAQFATSGATYALNSSLNGGLSVTTTGITGGITIPLTAGGSLTADEFARYPQLGSYTVLQLPPDTPLSTLQTALQGQLALSVVGQSGMLQYATGLQFAGVLDDLYYYPGKLGVVFHAGNEQTWSDWPDLENYAVKLKLWAPTAQSVSLLIFDHATDTTPSATVPMIYHNGVWAAGGDINWQGKYYLYSVKVWVSADGAVDTNITSDPYSIDLALNGTKSRITNLESDQTKPNGWDDSNSPRLNSLSDLSLYELHVRDFSVNDLTVPASHRGMYDAFNDQNSNGMKHLRSLAQSGLKAVHILPSFHFASVNEDKTTWIIPSGLAQYPPDGTQQQAAVTASQTNPAYNWGYDPVHFMAPEGSYAINPDNRVSEYRTMVEGLHKAGLRVVEDVVFNHTNAAGESPNSNLDEVVPNYYHRLDANGSLETGSCCADTAAEHKMMEKLMIDTLVLNAKEYKIDGFRFDIMSFEFTYNMQNIQNALQALTPEKDGVDGSKIYLYGEGFNFGDTANNQIGPNASQINLYGYGIGTFNDRIRDGIRGGSPFTDERVQGFATGEFTDPSTFTSGSQSADQQKSQLLQYSDWIDVGLTGNLRDYTFVGSSGGTVTGAEVNYNGQPTGYTKSPIEAVNYASVHDNQDLFDAVQLKSSFTNSIATRARRQVMGMALVTLGQGIPFYQGGDDMLRSKDMDQNSYNSGDWFNKIDWTGQTANWGIGLPIASQNQGQWPLMTPLLSNPAYTPQPANIAYTEAAIQDLLKIRYSSGLFHMATEGEIQQNLTFLNTGPSQIPGLIVMKLDANGGNYGMYKHVLVVFNATTSQVNFTSSTLQGLTLHLHMVQKQSNDPSTRQSSFNLKTGTATVPALTTAVFVAEAN, encoded by the coding sequence ATGAAATTCCGCCCCCCTGTAGCGAAGCGTCTGTCTATCGTCGCGTTCGCACTCCTGCTGTTAGGCCTGCTGCCATCCATCGCCGCACAAATTCCCGCCGGTCACATTCGCGTTCACTACCACCGCCCCGATGGCAACTACTCCGGCTGGACTATCTACGCTTTCGACAACACCACGGAAAACACCGGCAACTACAGTGGCGGTCCTGTCCAGGTAGCAGGCAGTGACAGCTTCGGTGCCTTCTTCGACGTAGGAGTCACCACCGGCGCGCAAGAAGTGGGCATAATCATTCACAATCCCACGGCCTCCGGCGGCGACCAGAAAGACACGCCCAATAACCTCTTTGTCGATCCTGCAACGCAGGGCGTTGAGTATTGGGCCTACTCCGGCATCGCAAAGCTCTATACGTCGGCTCCCAACCTCGCCAATCCCACAGCTTTATTGCCGGGATACGTGCGCGTTCACTATCACCGCACTGACGGCAACTACGGCGGATGGACCATGTATGCCTTCTACGACACCACCGAATACGGAGGCGACTACAACAGCGGCCTTGTTCCGGTGACGAACTACGACGCATATGGCGCATACTTCGATGTTGCCGTGCCTGTCAGCGCGCAGAATGTTGGTCTCATTATTCACAGCATCTACACGGGCGCAAAAGACACTGGTCCCAATGAGTTCGTCGACCCCGCTACCGAGGGCTTTGAATACTGGGCGTTTACGGGTATCGGCAAACTCTATAAGAGTGCCGTGAACCTCACTACTCCCAACGCACTGCTGCCCGGTTATGCGCGCATTCACTACTACCGTCCAGACGGGAACTATTCCAACTGGACCTGCTACGCGTTCAATGACACCGCGGAGTATACCGGCGATTACAACGACGGGCTCACCGGCGTGACTGCCTTTGATTCTTACGGCGCGTACTTTGACATCAGCTTGAAACCCAATCCGCAGAACCTCGGATTCATCATCCACAACATTTCGACCGGCGCCAAGGATCCAGGTCCGAACATGTATCTCGACGTCGCTACGAATACCGAGGCATGGGCCATTTCCGGCAATGCCATGGTCTTCACGACGACGCCAACCGCAACACAGATCTTGAATAGCCTGCTGAATATCGAGCAGGCCTACTGGATCGATCGGCAGCGCGTTGCTCTTCCGGCTCAATTCGCTACCAGCGGCGCAACCTATGCTCTTAACTCGAGTCTGAACGGTGGCTTGTCGGTTACCACGACCGGCATCACTGGCGGCATCACGATCCCTCTTACTGCGGGTGGCAGCCTCACCGCCGATGAGTTCGCGCGTTATCCGCAGTTGGGCAGCTACACCGTCTTGCAACTCCCACCTGACACGCCACTCTCCACCCTGCAGACTGCGCTTCAAGGCCAGCTTGCGCTTTCGGTGGTCGGTCAGAGTGGAATGCTCCAGTATGCAACCGGCCTACAGTTCGCCGGCGTGCTCGACGACCTTTACTACTATCCCGGCAAACTCGGCGTCGTCTTCCATGCAGGCAACGAGCAGACATGGAGCGACTGGCCCGATCTCGAAAACTATGCCGTCAAACTGAAGCTGTGGGCGCCCACGGCGCAGAGCGTGTCGCTTCTCATTTTCGACCACGCCACCGACACAACTCCGTCCGCCACAGTGCCGATGATTTATCACAACGGTGTATGGGCCGCAGGCGGCGACATTAACTGGCAGGGCAAGTACTACCTCTACAGCGTGAAGGTCTGGGTCTCGGCTGATGGTGCTGTGGATACCAACATCACGAGCGATCCCTACTCAATCGACCTGGCACTGAACGGAACCAAAAGCCGCATCACCAACTTGGAGTCGGATCAGACGAAACCCAACGGCTGGGACGATTCGAATTCACCAAGGCTAAACAGCCTCAGTGATCTGAGTCTCTATGAGCTTCATGTACGCGACTTCAGCGTGAATGACCTCACCGTGCCGGCATCCCATCGCGGCATGTATGACGCATTCAACGATCAGAATTCTAATGGCATGAAACATCTTCGTTCGCTCGCACAGAGCGGACTGAAGGCGGTCCACATTCTTCCTTCTTTCCACTTCGCCAGTGTCAACGAAGACAAAACCACGTGGATCATTCCCAGTGGCCTGGCGCAGTATCCACCAGACGGCACGCAGCAGCAGGCTGCCGTCACTGCCAGCCAGACGAATCCCGCCTACAACTGGGGGTACGATCCGGTGCACTTCATGGCGCCGGAAGGTAGCTATGCGATCAACCCCGACAATCGCGTCAGCGAGTATCGGACGATGGTGGAAGGGCTGCATAAAGCAGGTCTGCGCGTCGTCGAGGACGTCGTCTTCAACCACACCAACGCTGCGGGCGAGAGTCCTAATTCAAACCTCGATGAAGTGGTGCCGAACTACTATCACCGCCTCGACGCTAATGGCAGCCTTGAAACCGGCTCCTGCTGCGCCGATACCGCTGCCGAACACAAGATGATGGAGAAGCTGATGATCGATACACTTGTGCTCAATGCCAAGGAGTACAAGATCGACGGCTTCCGCTTCGACATCATGAGCTTTGAGTTCACCTATAACATGCAGAATATTCAGAATGCTCTGCAGGCTCTGACGCCGGAGAAAGACGGCGTCGACGGTTCGAAGATCTATCTCTACGGTGAAGGCTTCAACTTTGGCGATACCGCCAACAACCAGATCGGTCCCAACGCGTCGCAGATCAATCTCTACGGATACGGCATCGGTACATTCAACGATCGCATCCGCGACGGCATACGCGGCGGCAGCCCGTTTACCGATGAGCGGGTGCAGGGATTCGCAACCGGTGAGTTTACTGATCCCAGCACTTTCACAAGCGGTAGCCAATCTGCGGATCAACAGAAATCCCAGTTGCTGCAATACTCCGACTGGATCGACGTCGGCCTGACCGGCAATCTTCGCGACTACACCTTCGTCGGTAGTTCCGGCGGCACGGTGACCGGAGCGGAGGTCAACTATAACGGCCAGCCGACCGGCTACACGAAGAGTCCGATTGAGGCGGTGAACTACGCATCCGTCCACGACAACCAGGATCTCTTTGACGCGGTGCAGTTGAAGTCCAGCTTCACTAACAGCATTGCCACGCGTGCACGCCGGCAGGTAATGGGCATGGCGCTAGTGACGCTGGGGCAGGGAATCCCGTTCTACCAGGGCGGCGACGACATGCTTCGGTCGAAAGACATGGATCAGAACAGCTACAACTCCGGCGACTGGTTCAACAAGATCGACTGGACGGGCCAGACTGCCAATTGGGGGATCGGCCTTCCGATCGCCAGCCAGAACCAGGGGCAATGGCCGCTGATGACGCCGCTGCTCAGCAATCCGGCCTACACACCTCAACCTGCAAACATCGCCTACACCGAAGCTGCGATTCAGGATTTGTTGAAGATTCGCTATAGCTCCGGTCTCTTCCATATGGCCACGGAGGGAGAGATTCAGCAAAACCTCACCTTCCTCAACACAGGCCCCAGCCAGATTCCGGGCTTGATCGTGATGAAGCTCGATGCCAACGGCGGGAACTACGGGATGTATAAGCATGTCCTTGTGGTCTTTAACGCAACCACATCGCAGGTAAACTTCACGAGCAGTACCCTGCAGGGCCTCACACTTCACTTGCACATGGTGCAGAAGCAGTCCAACGATCCATCTACCCGCCAGTCCAGCTTCAACTTGAAAACCGGTACCGCCACAGTCCCCGCGCTGACAACCGCGGTTTTCGTAGCCGAGGCCAACTAG
- the flgK gene encoding flagellar hook-associated protein FlgK → MATISAAFNLISGALQADQSALNIVANNVANANTPGYTQQVANSQENTPVQINGVSYGTGVSKTGGTSLRDRVLEERLQQQQQAASASGTRLAALESVQALFPPDSGSSSATAGDIGSDVTGFFASFASLEANPTDNSLREQVLSTARTLAGDISNAAASLTAQRTSLDQEASSVTSQVDSLTSAIAGLNVQIQSTSPHADAGTLEDQRQQDLSKLSLLIGNNQITTENNGISLTTSSGDMLVSEGTAYPLTTGTINGETHFFVGTSDITSSLTNGGGQLGGFLTARDQDIPQVIAALDQLAYGISIQVNALNNAGSDLAGNTGTAANPLNIFRQPAAVAGSAMNMSIVMSDPAQIAAAAAGQGSGDSGNCAALAALATQAIANGLTPSDFYSNFVTALGSTVSGVQIENTAQNASVTQLQTARDSLSSVNLNDEASTMQEFERSYQAASQVFAILNTVMNSALNLGVQTAVS, encoded by the coding sequence ATGGCGACCATTAGTGCCGCGTTCAATTTGATCTCGGGAGCGCTGCAAGCAGACCAGTCGGCTTTGAATATCGTTGCCAACAATGTAGCCAACGCAAACACGCCGGGTTACACGCAGCAAGTGGCTAACTCGCAGGAGAACACTCCTGTTCAGATCAACGGCGTCAGCTATGGCACGGGAGTTTCGAAGACCGGAGGTACGTCTTTGCGAGATCGCGTGCTTGAGGAGCGCCTCCAGCAACAACAACAGGCTGCTTCCGCCTCGGGCACTCGTCTTGCCGCGCTCGAATCGGTGCAAGCTCTCTTTCCGCCTGATTCCGGTTCTTCGAGTGCGACTGCCGGAGACATCGGCAGCGACGTTACGGGATTTTTCGCATCTTTTGCTTCGCTTGAGGCGAATCCAACCGACAATTCATTACGGGAACAGGTGCTCTCGACCGCGCGGACTTTGGCGGGAGATATTTCGAATGCCGCGGCGAGCCTGACAGCCCAACGAACTTCGCTCGATCAGGAGGCTAGCAGTGTCACCAGCCAAGTAGACTCACTTACGTCGGCGATCGCTGGGCTGAACGTCCAGATCCAGTCTACTTCACCCCACGCTGACGCCGGCACTCTTGAAGACCAGCGCCAACAGGACCTGAGCAAGCTGTCGCTGCTGATTGGCAACAACCAAATCACGACCGAAAACAACGGCATATCCCTGACGACATCCTCCGGCGATATGCTGGTCTCCGAAGGCACGGCCTATCCACTTACTACCGGCACGATCAACGGAGAGACACACTTCTTTGTCGGTACCAGCGACATCACTTCGTCCCTCACAAACGGCGGCGGTCAACTTGGCGGCTTTCTTACTGCGCGCGATCAAGATATTCCGCAGGTCATCGCGGCGCTCGATCAGCTTGCATACGGCATTTCCATCCAGGTCAACGCACTGAATAATGCAGGCTCCGACCTCGCTGGGAATACCGGAACCGCTGCCAATCCTCTTAATATTTTCCGCCAACCCGCTGCGGTTGCCGGCAGTGCGATGAACATGAGTATTGTCATGAGCGATCCTGCGCAGATTGCCGCGGCGGCAGCTGGACAGGGAAGCGGAGACAGCGGCAACTGCGCTGCATTGGCTGCATTGGCAACCCAAGCCATCGCCAACGGCCTTACCCCATCTGACTTCTACTCCAACTTTGTGACAGCATTGGGTTCCACCGTTTCGGGTGTTCAGATCGAGAATACGGCGCAAAATGCCTCCGTTACGCAGTTGCAAACCGCGCGGGATTCGCTATCGAGCGTAAACCTGAACGATGAGGCTTCAACGATGCAGGAATTTGAGCGCAGCTACCAGGCGGCCTCGCAGGTCTTTGCCATCCTCAACACGGTGATGAACTCAGCTTTGAATCTTGGTGTCCAGACAGCTGTTTCCTGA
- the flgM gene encoding flagellar biosynthesis anti-sigma factor FlgM, whose amino-acid sequence MEIRNNAEALKAFLGVSSPASAQAQQVRSNESNTVQAGFAGDQATLSQAGTEVSQSAALEGVRADRVMTIQQALAAGTYNVPASAVADKVIDSMLGGAPGLGR is encoded by the coding sequence ATGGAGATCCGAAATAATGCTGAAGCACTGAAAGCTTTTCTGGGTGTGTCTTCACCCGCCTCTGCACAGGCACAGCAGGTCCGCAGCAATGAAAGCAATACTGTCCAAGCCGGGTTTGCGGGCGATCAAGCAACTCTAAGCCAAGCCGGCACTGAAGTTTCGCAGTCTGCGGCCTTAGAGGGAGTGCGTGCCGACAGGGTAATGACAATCCAACAGGCGTTGGCGGCAGGCACCTACAACGTTCCGGCGTCAGCAGTTGCGGATAAGGTGATCGACTCCATGCTAGGGGGCGCGCCTGGCCTCGGCAGATAA
- a CDS encoding flagellar hook-associated protein 3 → MRVDPFYVTNLVSALDRTQGTEQALTNQLSSGIRFSSIGDDPVSAGRNVLLLNQIQKDDSFTQSSSLVTGQLQVADSALGSVVTQLTQAISLATSANNGTMNASDVQSIGSQISGILSEVESLANSSYQGQYIFAGGQTTTTPFTTLATTSPAVTTYNGDNDVNYLHTPNGQKIQLNVPGDQIFLGSTSVFGVLNSLVADYASGTVNTAQATQDTQALTSALNTVSQQRVTIDNSMTQLTAASGAITTEKTQLSAAQTDLMQADLATVATQLSLSKTQETALESVISQLGAGSLFDKL, encoded by the coding sequence ATGCGAGTTGATCCTTTCTACGTAACCAACCTTGTCAGCGCGCTCGATCGGACGCAGGGCACGGAGCAGGCACTGACAAACCAACTCTCCAGCGGCATTCGTTTTAGTTCCATCGGAGACGATCCTGTGTCCGCCGGGCGCAACGTCCTGCTCTTGAACCAGATTCAAAAAGACGATTCCTTCACACAAAGTTCAAGTCTGGTGACGGGGCAACTGCAGGTGGCTGATTCAGCGCTGGGCAGTGTTGTAACGCAGCTGACACAGGCCATCTCGCTGGCTACCAGCGCGAATAACGGCACCATGAACGCGAGTGACGTGCAGTCCATTGGATCTCAAATTTCAGGCATCCTCAGCGAGGTCGAATCGCTGGCCAACAGTAGCTACCAGGGGCAATATATCTTTGCAGGTGGTCAGACGACCACTACGCCGTTCACAACTTTAGCAACAACTTCGCCAGCGGTTACGACCTATAACGGCGACAACGACGTGAACTATCTGCATACACCCAACGGACAAAAGATCCAACTCAACGTTCCAGGCGATCAGATATTCCTTGGATCAACCAGCGTATTTGGGGTGCTCAATAGTCTTGTGGCCGATTACGCGAGCGGCACGGTGAATACGGCTCAGGCAACGCAAGACACCCAGGCCTTGACTTCTGCGCTCAATACGGTCTCACAGCAGCGCGTGACCATCGACAATTCCATGACGCAACTAACCGCAGCTTCAGGCGCAATCACAACCGAGAAAACCCAACTCTCCGCTGCGCAGACAGATCTGATGCAAGCTGACCTGGCCACGGTCGCCACGCAGCTATCGCTCTCGAAGACGCAGGAGACGGCGCTAGAATCGGTGATTTCACAACTTGGCGCGGGAAGTCTGTTTGACAAGCTCTAA
- a CDS encoding nuclear transport factor 2 family protein, translated as MKALALAIFLGISSIFGIAQDSPDQDAIKALRVASNKAIAAGDIVGFSVSLDHDFVVVTGNGSFLSRDAYIAAFRKDFEDPRSVRFERMIDSIEISGSVPLAAEHGHWVGRLPGGAVIFSGTYLAMWRNSASHWKLRSELFVSLACMDVAECESYRKRYGGTTTPPGN; from the coding sequence ATGAAAGCTCTGGCTCTGGCAATCTTTCTCGGTATCTCGTCGATCTTCGGCATCGCCCAGGACAGTCCCGATCAGGATGCAATCAAGGCATTGCGAGTGGCATCGAACAAGGCAATCGCGGCAGGAGATATTGTAGGTTTCTCCGTGAGCCTCGATCATGATTTTGTGGTGGTTACCGGGAACGGGTCGTTTCTTTCACGCGATGCCTATATTGCGGCATTTCGAAAAGACTTCGAAGATCCGCGCTCCGTGCGGTTTGAACGCATGATTGATTCAATCGAGATTTCTGGTTCGGTTCCACTGGCTGCGGAACACGGACACTGGGTAGGGCGTTTGCCCGGCGGCGCCGTTATCTTCAGTGGAACGTACCTTGCTATGTGGCGCAACAGCGCCAGCCACTGGAAACTTCGTTCAGAACTGTTTGTCTCCCTTGCATGCATGGATGTTGCCGAGTGCGAGAGCTATCGCAAACGGTATGGTGGAACGACAACTCCGCCGGGAAACTGA
- a CDS encoding acetyl-CoA hydrolase/transferase C-terminal domain-containing protein, whose product MSRRIASVPAQKITAEQAACLVRSGMWLDYGVALAQPDVFDAALGFRRDELHNVKIRSCLSMRPRAVAECNGESNCFFLFSWHFSGYDRKKHDAGRCNYMPVNLGEVPDYYRRFLAPVDIAILKTCPMDDRGYFNFSASNIWHRAVVESARIVIVEVNRHLPVANGEQNGVHLTEVDYVIDGDDQLPPELPNPDPTEVDRAVARRIAAEIEDGSCLQIGIGGMPNAVCSLLLESGVRDLGVHTEMLTDGIADLYKSGRITGSKKILDAGRIAYTFALGSNYLYETLNRNEDFCCHPVEYTNTPNIIMQNHRMVSINNTTQIDLQGQAASESDGHRHLSGTGGQLQFVRGAYASKGGKSFICLASTYEKHGERRSRIVLNMTPGNIVTTPRSDIMYVVTEYGMVNLKGKSVAERALAVISVAHPDFREELEREAYENRLIPRGVSF is encoded by the coding sequence GTGTCCAGGAGAATAGCGTCCGTTCCAGCACAAAAGATCACAGCAGAGCAGGCCGCGTGTTTGGTCCGGTCGGGTATGTGGCTGGACTACGGTGTGGCGCTCGCTCAGCCTGATGTGTTCGACGCGGCGCTAGGATTTCGCCGCGATGAGCTGCACAATGTGAAGATCCGATCCTGCCTGTCCATGCGGCCGCGGGCAGTCGCGGAGTGCAACGGAGAATCGAACTGTTTCTTCCTTTTCAGCTGGCACTTCTCGGGCTACGACCGCAAAAAACATGATGCAGGGCGCTGCAACTACATGCCGGTAAATCTCGGTGAAGTACCTGACTACTACCGGCGTTTTCTTGCGCCGGTAGACATAGCGATTTTGAAGACATGCCCGATGGATGACAGAGGCTACTTCAATTTCAGCGCTTCCAATATCTGGCACCGCGCGGTTGTTGAATCGGCACGCATCGTTATCGTAGAAGTAAATCGTCACCTTCCCGTCGCCAACGGCGAACAGAACGGCGTCCACCTTACCGAGGTCGATTACGTCATCGATGGCGATGACCAACTGCCGCCGGAGCTGCCCAATCCCGACCCCACCGAAGTCGATCGTGCCGTTGCCCGGCGGATAGCAGCTGAGATTGAAGATGGTTCATGCTTGCAGATCGGAATCGGCGGCATGCCAAATGCAGTCTGCAGCTTGCTGCTTGAAAGCGGAGTGCGCGATCTTGGCGTCCATACCGAGATGCTGACCGATGGCATCGCGGATCTCTACAAAAGCGGACGGATCACCGGTTCGAAAAAGATCCTCGACGCCGGCAGAATCGCTTACACTTTTGCGCTCGGGTCGAACTATCTTTATGAAACTTTGAACCGCAACGAAGACTTCTGCTGCCACCCTGTTGAATACACCAACACGCCCAACATCATCATGCAGAACCACCGCATGGTTTCGATCAACAACACCACGCAGATCGATCTTCAGGGCCAAGCCGCATCGGAGTCTGATGGCCACCGCCATCTCAGCGGCACCGGTGGGCAACTGCAATTTGTGCGAGGCGCGTATGCCTCGAAAGGCGGCAAATCATTCATCTGCCTGGCGTCGACATACGAGAAGCATGGAGAACGGCGCAGCAGGATCGTCCTCAACATGACTCCCGGCAATATCGTCACCACTCCTCGCTCCGACATCATGTATGTCGTGACCGAATACGGCATGGTCAACCTGAAAGGGAAGTCCGTCGCTGAGCGCGCGCTGGCGGTCATCTCCGTCGCTCATCCTGATTTCCGGGAAGAACTGGAGCGCGAGGCCTATGAAAACCGGCTCATTCCACGCGGCGTCTCGTTCTGA